A stretch of DNA from Microlunatus sp. Gsoil 973:
GGCCAGCTCGGATTCGATCTTGGCGTCAAGGAAGATCGCCTCGGCGGGAGCGACCAACCGGCGGAGCTCCTCGCGGGTCGCCTCGTTGGTCTCGTCGGCGCTGGTGTTGAAGACATACAGGAACGGCTTGGCGGTGAGCAGAAACAGGTCACGCAGCGGGCCGCGATCGAGCCCGGAGCCGAAGACCGTCTGCCCCGACTCCAGCACTTCCTGGGCCTGTTTGACCGCCACGACGACCGCCTGCTGGTCCTTGTTGAAACGGGCTTCCTTCTCCAGCCGCGGCAGCGCCTTCTCGATGGTCTGCAGGTCGGCCAGGATCAGCTCGGTGGAGATGGTGTCGATGTCGCCGGAGGGGTTGATCTTTCCGTCAACGTGGGTCACGTCCGGGTCCTCGAAGACGCGGGTGACCTGACAGATCGCGTCCGCCTCGCGGATGTGGGACAGGAACGCATTGCCCATCCCCTCCCCCTTGCTGGCGCCGCGGACGATGCCGGCGATGTCGACGAAACTGACCGTCGCCGGCACGACCCGTTCGGACTTGAACAGCTCCGCCAGCACGGCAAGCCGGGGATCGGGTACGCCGACCACGCCGACATTGGGCTCGATCGTCGCGAACGGGTAGTTCGCGGCAAGCACGTCGTTGCGGGTCAGCGCGTTGAACAGTGTCGACTTGCCCGCGTTGGGCAGGCCGACGATTCCGATGGTGAGGGCCATTCAGCTCCGCTTCCCAAGAGGAGGGTTTTCGGTCAGTGCGTTACGCAACCGCCCACCCTACCCGGGCCTAGATTGGGCCTGTGCATTTCGTCGGCGACTCGTTCGTCCGCTGGGGCATCGGCCATCAGACGATGCTGGCCGTCACAGTCATCGGCTCGGTGCTGCTGATCGTCGTCGGCAGGCGGATCCGCGGCACCCGGTCGGAGACGGTGCTGTCCGTGGTGTTCGCGGCGACCCTGTTCGTGGTTGCGGTGATCCACGTCGTCCACGGGCTGCTGCCGGTCAACTTCCGGCTCCAGGGATCGATTCCGCTGCAGTTGTCCGACGTCCTGCGTTTCGTCTCGGCGTACGCCCTGTTGACCCGGCGGTTCTGGGCGACGTCGGTCGTCTACTACTGGGGGCTGACGTTCAATCCCCACTCCTTGATCACGCCGAACCTGCACTACACCGATTCCCCGATCTACGACTTCACCATGTACTGGTCCTTGCACATCTTCGTGATGTGGGCCGCCATCTATCTGACCTGGGGACTGGCCCACCGGCCGAACTGGCGGAGCTACCGGATCGCGATCATCGCGACGCTCGGCTGGGCGGTCGTCGCGTTCACCTTCAACGTGCTGGCTGGCACCAACTACGGGTTCCTCAACGCCACGCCGACCAGCGCGTCGTTGTTGGACCTGATGGGTGACTGGCCGGTCTATCTGTTCACCGCGTTCATCGCGATGTTCGTCGTCTGGGCGTTGATCACATTGCCCTGGATGATGCGCCGGCGGCCGGTCACGACGGATCGGACAGAAACGCCTGCATCGCCAGGCTGAGAGCCGCGGCGTCCGTGACACCGGCCAGTTCACGGGCCGAATGCATCGACAGCAGCGGGATCCCGACGTCGACAGTGGTGATCCCCAGCCGGGTCGCCGTGATCGGGCCGATGGTCGACCCGCACGGAATCGCGTTGTTGGACACGAAGTCCTGGCTGCGCACGCCGGCGGCCGCACACGCCCGACGCCACACCGCTGTCCCGCGGGCGTCGGTCGCGTAGCGCTGGACCGCGTTGATCTTGAGCAGCGGGCCGCTGTTCAGCAGTGGCCGGTTCTGCGGATCGTGATGGCCTGGGTAGTTCGGATGGACGGCATGGCCGGCGTCACCGGACAGGCACACCGAATCCGCGTACGCCCGCAGGTGATCTTGTCCGGCATAGCCGAGGGCAGCTCCGATCCGGGTCAGCACGTCCTCCAGGATCGGACCCGCCGCACCCGATCGCGACGAACTCCCCACTTCTTCATGATCGAAGGCGGCCAGCACCGGGATGCGCGGGCCCGGTTCGGCATGCAGCAGGGCGACCAATCCGGCATGCACGCTGCTGAGGTTGTCCAGCCGCCCGCAGGCGAAGAACTCGTCGTCGGCGCCGAAGACGGCCGGCGGATCGGTGTCATAGGCCGTGATCTCGTAACCGAGAAGTTGATCACGGCCGATGCCGACCAGCCCGGCAAGATGATCAAGGATGCCACGGTCCGGCCGGCCGACACCCCAGATCGGCGCGGTGTGCTGCTGCGGGTCGAGGGTCAGCCCGTTCTGGTTGACGCCGCGATCAAGATGCGGCGCCAGCTGCGGGATCCGCATGATCGGTCCGGTCTTGACCAGTTCGGTACGGGTCTGGTCGCCGTCGGCGATCACCACCAACCCGGCGAGCCCCAGCTCGCGGTCCAGCCAAGAATTCAGCAGCGGGCCGCCGTACACCTCGACACCGACCTGCTGCCAGCCGTCGGCGCTGCGCAGGTCGGGACGCGGCTTGAGCTTGAAGGTCGGCGAGTCGGTGTGCGATCCGATGATCCGGAACCCCGTTCCCGGCGCAACCTGGTCGCGGATTCGCCAGGCGATCAGACTGCCGTCCCGGACGACGAAGTAGCCACCGGACTCCAGGTCCCAGGTCGCTCGCTCGTCCAGCTCACTGAATCCGGCCGAGGCCAACCGTCGCCGTGATTCGGCAACGGCGTGGAACGAGGTCGGTGCAGCGACGACGAAGTCGCCGAGATCCTTGATGTGCTCGAGCGCAGCAGCCACGAGGCCCATCCAACAACACGACGTCACGGCCGTCGCGATCAGATCGCATATGCCTTGACCGACATATACGCGTCAAGGCATATTGGATGAGTGCCGAGCGACGTCTTCACACTGATCGCCGAACCGAACCGGCGGGCGATCCTGGATCTGCTCCGAACCGGCCCGGCGACCGTAGGCCAACTGGTCGAACGCCTCGACCTGTCGCAGCCGACCGTGTCCAAACATCTGCGCGTGCTGCGGGAGAACCAGATCGTGGAGGCGACGGTCGCCGCACAATCCCGGATCTACCGGCTGAACGCCGCCCCGCTCGCGGAGCTGGACAGCTGGCTGCAGCCGTACCGGCGACTCTGGGAGCGCAGCTTCACCCGACTCGGTGAACACCTCGACCGCCGGCAGGACGCAGACCGGACAAACGCTGACTGGACGAACGATGACCGGACGAACGCTGACCGGACGAACGATGAGGAGACCTGATGAACGCCGACTTCGACCCCGGCCCGCTGCGGGATACCGGCATCCGGCCTGCCGGCGGCCGGTGGACGTTGATCTACCGGCAACATTTCGATCATGCTCCGCGGGCGGTTTGGCTGGCGCTGACCGATCCCGCCGAGCTGCGCGCCTGGGCGCCGTACACAGCCGACCGGAACCTGGACAGCACCGGACCGGCGAACCTGATCATGGTCGACGGTGACCGGCAGACCCGGATGCCGACAACGGTGCTGGCTGCGGACGCACCTCGACTGCTGAGTTCGATTGGGGCGGCCAAACGCTGCGCTGGGAGTTGCTCGCCTCCGGAGACGGGACCGAGCTGGTCCTGGAGCACACCGTCGACGACCGGTCCGAACTGTCCGCGATGGCGGCCGGTTGGCATCTGTGTCTGCTGGTTGCCGACGACCATCTGTGCGGCGGCCAGCAGGCGCCGATCGTCGGTGAAACGGCCCACGACTACGGCTGGGACGAGTTGGAACGGCAATACGCCCGTTCCCTCGACACCGACCGGGACGCCACCGGAGCGGATCCGAACCGCTGATCGACGGCTGATCGAACGCCGATCACCTGGAATCCGGGCCGCGCGGGCGCGTCCATCACGGCAATGTCCGAGCCACAGGTCAGGATCACAGGTATGGCGACCTCGACCGTGCTGGCCCTGCTCGGCGGACTCCTGCTCGGCGCACTGCTGGGAGGAGCCGCGGCGTGGCTCGTGCTGCGCGCCAGGGCGGAGACGGTGGGCGCCCGGGACGATGCCCGGCTGGCCGACTCCCGGTCGGAGCTGGCGCATGCCCAGTCCCAGGCAGCCGAGGCTCGGTCGGAGGCGGCTCATGCGCGGGCCGAACTGGCCAGGGTGCAGACCGGGGTCGCGGAGGCGCGCGCCGAGGCATCCGCCGCACAGGCCGAGGCCGCGGACGTGTCGGCGAGCCTGGGCAAGGCGATCGCCGAGCGTGACGCCGCCGTCCACCGCGCCACCGAGATCGCCGCCGATCGCGAGGCGATGTTGAACGAGTTCAAGGTGTTGTCCGCCGAGACGATCGAGCGGCAGTCGAGACAGGCCGACGCGGCGGCCGAGGCCCGGCTGAAGGCGACCGAGCAGTTGATGGCGCCGGTGCGTGAGTCGCTCGAACGCTTCAACAGCCGGCTGACCGACGTGGAGAAGGAGCGGGCCGCGATGTCGGCCGATCTCCGCGCCCAGGTCCAGACCGTACGGCAGACCGGTGAGACGCTGCGCAAGGAGACGAACGCGCTGGTCACCGCCCTGCGCAAACCGCAGGTCCGCGGCGCCTGGGGTGAGGTACAGCTGAAGCGGGTGGCCGAGGTCTCCGGCATGCTGCAGCACTGCGATTTCGATCTGCAGACCACCACCCGGACCGACGACGGTTCGGTGCGGCCGGACATGCGGGTGAACCTCTCCGAGGGCAAGTACATCTTCGTCGACTCGAAGGCGCCGCTGAGCGCTTTCCTGGATGCGGCCGAGACGCAGGACCCCGACAAGCGGGCGGAGCACCTGCAGCGGTACGCCAAACACGTCCGCAAGCACGTCGACCAGCTGTCCGGCAAGCGGTACTGGAACGCTGCCGAGACTCCGGAGTTCGTGGTGCTCTTCCTGCCCAGTGAGGCGTTCTACTCCACCGCCCTGGACCAGGCGCCGGACCTCTTCGACTACGCAGCGCGCAAGGACGTGGTCTTCGCCACGCCGACGACGCTGATCGGCATGCTGCGTTCGGTGGCGTACGGCTGGCGGCAGGCGGCACTGGCCGAGAGTGCCGCGGAGGTGTTCAAGCTCGGCCGCGAGTTGCACGACAAGCTCGGCCTGATGGGCAACCGGTTCGACAAGCTGGGTCGCGCCCTGCGCACCTCGGTGAACGCGTACAACGAGACCATCGCGACGGTCGAAGGTACAGTCCTGGTACGGGCCCGCCGGTTCTCCGATCTGAAGGTCACCGAGGCAGAGCTCGAGTCGCTGGCCGCGGTCGAGACACCGGTCCGGCAGATCCAGGCCCGAGAACTGGTCGAGGACGCGGTCCAGGTCGAACCGATGGTGGGGCGAGGTGCGAAACGCCGCAGCCGCAGTTCGGCGCCTGAGGCCGACGAACTGGTCCGGGGCGAGCCCGACCTGTTCGAGTTGACGGCCGGCGAGGCCGACGACGATCACGGCCGCCGGAACACCGGCGCCTGATCCTGCGGAGCGCCGGCTTCGACCGGCCGGCGCGACCGCCGATCAGTCGCGCGGGACACCCTTGCGCAGATCGCGGCGCAGCTCGGGAGGCAGGGCGAAGACCAACGACTCCTCGGTCAGCCGCTCCTCAGTCGCCACCGGGAAACCTCTGTCCTGCAAGTGGTCGAGGACACCCTGGACAAGATCATCGGGTACCGACGCACCACTGGTGATCCCGATGTTCTGCACGCCGTCCAGCCACTCGTCGGCGATCTCGGTGGCGTTGTCGACCCGATAGGCGGCCTTCGCGCCCGCCTCGAGAGCGACCTCGACCAGGCGGACGGAATTGGAGGAGTTGGCGGAGCCGACCACGATCACCAGGTCCGAATGCGCCGCGATCTGCTTGATCGCAGCCTGCCGGTTCGAGGTGGCATAGCAGATGTCGTCGCTGGGCGGGTCGATCAACTCCGGGAACTTCTCCCGCAGCCGTCGCACCGTCTCCATGGTCTCGTCGACGCTCAGCGTGGTCTGGCTGAGCCAGGCGACCTTGGCCGGGTCACGGACCTCGACGCCGTCGACATCGGCCGGTGACTGCACCAGGGTGATGTTGGCCGGCGCCTCGCCCGTGGTGCCCTCTACCTCCTCGTGGCCGGCGTGGCCGATCAACAGGATGTCCAAATCCTCGCGGGCGAACCGCTTGGCCTCGTGATGCACCTTGGTGACCAGTGGACAGGTCGCGTCGATCGCCTTGAGCCCGCGTTCGGTCGCCTGCTCCCGCACCGCCGGTGACACGCCATGTGCGGAGAACACCACGGTGGCTCCCGCCGGCA
This window harbors:
- the ychF gene encoding redox-regulated ATPase YchF, which encodes MALTIGIVGLPNAGKSTLFNALTRNDVLAANYPFATIEPNVGVVGVPDPRLAVLAELFKSERVVPATVSFVDIAGIVRGASKGEGMGNAFLSHIREADAICQVTRVFEDPDVTHVDGKINPSGDIDTISTELILADLQTIEKALPRLEKEARFNKDQQAVVVAVKQAQEVLESGQTVFGSGLDRGPLRDLFLLTAKPFLYVFNTSADETNEATREELRRLVAPAEAIFLDAKIESELAEMEPDEAAEFLADMGIEEPGLDHLARVGFQTLGLQTYLTAGPKESRAWTIRKGATAPEAAGVIHTDFQKGFIKAEIVSYDDLVAAGSLLKAREAGKVRIEGKDYVMHDGDVVEFRFNV
- a CDS encoding TIGR02206 family membrane protein; this translates as MHFVGDSFVRWGIGHQTMLAVTVIGSVLLIVVGRRIRGTRSETVLSVVFAATLFVVAVIHVVHGLLPVNFRLQGSIPLQLSDVLRFVSAYALLTRRFWATSVVYYWGLTFNPHSLITPNLHYTDSPIYDFTMYWSLHIFVMWAAIYLTWGLAHRPNWRSYRIAIIATLGWAVVAFTFNVLAGTNYGFLNATPTSASLLDLMGDWPVYLFTAFIAMFVVWALITLPWMMRRRPVTTDRTETPASPG
- a CDS encoding M18 family aminopeptidase, translating into MGLVAAALEHIKDLGDFVVAAPTSFHAVAESRRRLASAGFSELDERATWDLESGGYFVVRDGSLIAWRIRDQVAPGTGFRIIGSHTDSPTFKLKPRPDLRSADGWQQVGVEVYGGPLLNSWLDRELGLAGLVVIADGDQTRTELVKTGPIMRIPQLAPHLDRGVNQNGLTLDPQQHTAPIWGVGRPDRGILDHLAGLVGIGRDQLLGYEITAYDTDPPAVFGADDEFFACGRLDNLSSVHAGLVALLHAEPGPRIPVLAAFDHEEVGSSSRSGAAGPILEDVLTRIGAALGYAGQDHLRAYADSVCLSGDAGHAVHPNYPGHHDPQNRPLLNSGPLLKINAVQRYATDARGTAVWRRACAAAGVRSQDFVSNNAIPCGSTIGPITATRLGITTVDVGIPLLSMHSARELAGVTDAAALSLAMQAFLSDPS
- a CDS encoding helix-turn-helix transcriptional regulator, with product MPSDVFTLIAEPNRRAILDLLRTGPATVGQLVERLDLSQPTVSKHLRVLRENQIVEATVAAQSRIYRLNAAPLAELDSWLQPYRRLWERSFTRLGEHLDRRQDADRTNADWTNDDRTNADRTNDEET
- the rmuC gene encoding DNA recombination protein RmuC, with translation MATSTVLALLGGLLLGALLGGAAAWLVLRARAETVGARDDARLADSRSELAHAQSQAAEARSEAAHARAELARVQTGVAEARAEASAAQAEAADVSASLGKAIAERDAAVHRATEIAADREAMLNEFKVLSAETIERQSRQADAAAEARLKATEQLMAPVRESLERFNSRLTDVEKERAAMSADLRAQVQTVRQTGETLRKETNALVTALRKPQVRGAWGEVQLKRVAEVSGMLQHCDFDLQTTTRTDDGSVRPDMRVNLSEGKYIFVDSKAPLSAFLDAAETQDPDKRAEHLQRYAKHVRKHVDQLSGKRYWNAAETPEFVVLFLPSEAFYSTALDQAPDLFDYAARKDVVFATPTTLIGMLRSVAYGWRQAALAESAAEVFKLGRELHDKLGLMGNRFDKLGRALRTSVNAYNETIATVEGTVLVRARRFSDLKVTEAELESLAAVETPVRQIQARELVEDAVQVEPMVGRGAKRRSRSSAPEADELVRGEPDLFELTAGEADDDHGRRNTGA
- a CDS encoding 4-hydroxy-3-methylbut-2-enyl diphosphate reductase, with product MPQLDLATDQPHTDSGGRRVVVAAPRGYCAGVDRAVVTVERALETYGAPIYVRKQIVHNRHVVETLEQRGAIFVDDLSAVPAGATVVFSAHGVSPAVREQATERGLKAIDATCPLVTKVHHEAKRFAREDLDILLIGHAGHEEVEGTTGEAPANITLVQSPADVDGVEVRDPAKVAWLSQTTLSVDETMETVRRLREKFPELIDPPSDDICYATSNRQAAIKQIAAHSDLVIVVGSANSSNSVRLVEVALEAGAKAAYRVDNATEIADEWLDGVQNIGITSGASVPDDLVQGVLDHLQDRGFPVATEERLTEESLVFALPPELRRDLRKGVPRD